A region from the Carboxydothermus pertinax genome encodes:
- the pseB gene encoding UDP-N-acetylglucosamine 4,6-dehydratase (inverting), whose amino-acid sequence MLNEKTILITGGTGSFGKKFTEYVLTNYNPKKIIIFSRDEYKQFEMQKIFPESKYPIRYFIGDIRDKERLMMAFEGVDYVIHAAALKQVPAAEYNPFEAVKTNILGAQNIVEAALAKGVKKVVALSTDKAVSPVNLYGATKLAMEKIFIAANAYVGAKDTAFVVVRYGNVVGSRGSVIPFFLELKKRGKKVFPVTDTRMTRFWITLEEGVKLVLFALENGLGGEVFVPKIPSMKITDLVKAIDPEAEIEIIGIRPGEKLHESLISEDEARNTFDLGNRYVILPQYEFRKGVYEKYKQFPRVPDGFIYRSDKNDEWLDQAKLMDMIKGVQNV is encoded by the coding sequence TTGCTTAATGAAAAAACGATATTAATAACAGGTGGTACTGGGTCTTTTGGAAAAAAATTTACGGAATATGTATTAACTAATTACAATCCCAAAAAAATTATAATATTTAGCCGTGATGAGTATAAACAGTTTGAAATGCAAAAAATATTTCCGGAAAGTAAGTATCCGATACGTTACTTTATAGGCGATATTCGCGACAAAGAACGATTAATGATGGCTTTTGAAGGAGTGGATTATGTAATTCATGCAGCAGCGTTAAAGCAAGTGCCGGCGGCTGAATATAATCCCTTTGAAGCGGTTAAAACGAATATTTTAGGCGCTCAAAACATTGTAGAAGCGGCATTAGCCAAAGGTGTAAAAAAAGTTGTAGCCCTTTCAACTGACAAAGCTGTTAGCCCTGTGAATCTTTATGGTGCAACAAAACTTGCTATGGAAAAAATATTTATTGCAGCAAATGCGTATGTAGGAGCAAAAGATACGGCATTTGTGGTTGTTCGTTATGGCAATGTTGTAGGAAGCCGTGGAAGTGTTATCCCTTTCTTTTTAGAACTTAAAAAACGTGGTAAAAAAGTATTTCCGGTTACTGATACTCGAATGACTCGCTTCTGGATAACCCTCGAAGAAGGGGTAAAGTTGGTATTATTTGCTTTGGAAAACGGATTAGGAGGAGAAGTATTCGTACCTAAAATTCCAAGTATGAAAATAACAGACCTGGTAAAGGCAATTGACCCAGAAGCAGAAATAGAGATTATTGGTATTAGACCTGGCGAAAAGCTACATGAAAGTTTAATTTCCGAAGATGAAGCTCGCAATACTTTTGATTTGGGTAATCGCTATGTGATTTTACCTCAATATGAATTTAGAAAAGGTGTATATGAAAAATATAAACAATTCCCAAGAGTTCCCGATGGTTTTATTTATCGAAGTGATAAAAATGATGAGTGGCTTGATCAAGCAAAGTTAATGGACATGATAAAGGGTGTGCAAAATGTCTAA